Proteins encoded together in one Maricaulis maris window:
- a CDS encoding transglycosylase domain-containing protein → MQQTPFRADHMMERDQQSRRIRHILVGVLGGLVLLGTLVTGIGWHWAFHDLPPSPTSAAELWATRREPSVTLMDREGHVLAVRGPLYARAVALDALPEHVPQAFLAIEDQRYYAHSGVDLRGVIRALWVNFRAGRSVQGGSTITMQLVKNLILSPDRELRRKIQEMRLARQLETHLSKTEILELYLNRIYLGARAFGVEAAAQRYFDKPATELTLAEAALLAALPKAPSRLDPTVNLAAAQARAATVLDAMLEAGYIDQDAHDAAIAEPAAPVSDTSDPNATANWGHAFDYALAEAAGLVAAEVPDLVIHTTLDPALSRAAHDIVEDVLNEEGAAQNAGEAAVVLLAPDGAIRAFSGGRDYAASQFNRAMQAQRQPGSAFKPFVFTAALEAGYDPSSAVWDEPVDLEGWTPQNFSGGFRGLVTLQEALKRSINTVAAQVGDQVGIARVVEVGRRFGITSPLPELPAIALGAAEVNLLELTSAYAVFANDGARRTPYFITSITNSRGNILFEHVDTPAQRATTAEVARSMSTMLQDVVLAGTGRRAALPGRASAGKTGTSQSFRDAWYVGYTADYTAGVWVGNDDDSPMDNVTGGGLPAIIWQRYMTRVHQGLPARPLSAPPPRTRSEREERLAAFYSDLSASFSAILADAPPPSER, encoded by the coding sequence ATGCAACAGACGCCGTTTCGCGCCGACCACATGATGGAGCGTGACCAGCAGAGCCGCCGCATCCGACATATCCTTGTCGGTGTGCTGGGCGGGCTTGTGCTGCTGGGCACGCTTGTGACCGGGATCGGCTGGCACTGGGCCTTCCATGACCTGCCGCCCTCACCGACCAGCGCCGCCGAGCTGTGGGCGACGCGGCGCGAGCCTTCGGTCACCCTGATGGACCGCGAGGGGCATGTGCTGGCGGTGCGCGGCCCGCTCTATGCCCGTGCGGTGGCGCTGGACGCCCTGCCCGAGCATGTGCCGCAAGCCTTCCTGGCGATCGAGGACCAGCGCTATTACGCGCACAGCGGGGTTGATCTGCGCGGTGTGATCCGCGCCCTCTGGGTCAATTTCCGGGCCGGACGCTCGGTCCAGGGCGGCTCGACCATCACCATGCAGCTGGTCAAGAACCTGATCCTGTCGCCGGACCGCGAGCTGCGCCGCAAGATCCAGGAGATGCGGCTCGCGCGTCAGCTGGAAACCCATCTCAGCAAGACCGAGATCCTCGAGCTCTACCTCAACCGGATCTATCTCGGCGCCCGTGCCTTCGGGGTCGAGGCCGCAGCGCAGCGCTATTTCGACAAGCCGGCGACCGAGCTGACCCTGGCGGAGGCGGCCCTGCTGGCGGCCCTGCCCAAGGCGCCGAGCCGGCTCGATCCGACAGTCAATCTCGCCGCCGCCCAGGCCCGCGCGGCGACCGTGCTCGATGCCATGCTCGAGGCCGGCTATATCGACCAGGACGCCCATGACGCGGCGATCGCCGAACCGGCCGCGCCGGTCTCCGACACGTCTGATCCCAACGCCACGGCGAACTGGGGCCATGCCTTTGACTATGCCCTCGCCGAAGCGGCCGGCCTGGTCGCTGCCGAGGTGCCCGACCTGGTCATTCACACCACGCTCGACCCGGCCCTGTCGCGTGCCGCGCATGATATCGTCGAGGACGTGCTGAACGAAGAGGGTGCGGCGCAGAATGCCGGCGAGGCGGCAGTCGTCCTGCTCGCACCGGACGGCGCGATCCGGGCCTTTTCCGGCGGGCGCGACTATGCGGCCAGCCAGTTCAACCGCGCCATGCAGGCCCAGCGCCAGCCGGGTTCGGCCTTCAAGCCCTTCGTCTTCACCGCCGCCCTCGAAGCCGGCTACGATCCGTCCTCCGCGGTGTGGGACGAGCCGGTCGACCTGGAAGGCTGGACGCCGCAGAATTTCTCCGGCGGGTTTCGCGGTCTGGTGACGCTGCAGGAAGCGCTCAAGCGCTCGATCAACACGGTCGCGGCACAGGTTGGTGACCAGGTCGGGATTGCTCGCGTGGTCGAGGTCGGACGGCGTTTTGGTATCACCTCACCCTTGCCCGAACTGCCCGCCATCGCGCTCGGCGCCGCCGAAGTGAACCTGCTCGAGCTGACGTCGGCCTATGCCGTCTTTGCCAATGACGGGGCGCGGCGGACACCGTATTTCATCACCTCGATCACCAATTCCCGCGGCAACATCCTGTTCGAGCATGTCGACACCCCGGCCCAGCGGGCAACCACCGCCGAGGTCGCACGCTCGATGTCGACCATGCTGCAGGATGTGGTGCTGGCCGGGACCGGGCGCCGGGCTGCCCTGCCCGGACGGGCCTCGGCCGGCAAGACCGGCACCAGCCAATCCTTCCGCGATGCCTGGTATGTCGGCTACACGGCCGATTACACGGCCGGCGTCTGGGTCGGCAATGATGATGACAGTCCGATGGACAATGTCACCGGCGGCGGCCTGCCGGCGATCATCTGGCAGCGCTACATGACCCGGGTCCATCAAGGCCTGCCGGCCCGGCCGCTATCGGCGCCGCCCCCCCGCACGCGCTCGGAACGCGAGGAGCGGCTGGCCGCCTTCTATTCCGACCTGTCGGCGTCTTTCTCGGCGATACTGGCCGACGCACCACCGCCCAGCGAGCGCTGA
- a CDS encoding putative bifunctional diguanylate cyclase/phosphodiesterase — MMRPASPETHTTPDPIDARGTDRAAGKARRDRPDGRQPRISARDITVAYQPILRGAAIATLCYFLFDMVTRILFPGGPFEPAMTVSLALSSLLVIGVRRYLGKRLTTNRVEGCGLLMAGLLVLNANLQQLLDFQEENLAYAVLMMPIFATMLPRLRSISVTILVSLMCYFGLIALNIPDRLGDYLWIGLSGVAAAVAIALIVRNAVIFSIKSHRDAIRDRKTAEALAAEARHLAECDALTNLPNRRSFFVALESRLERLRQHGEPFILGLIDLDGFKPVNDTYGHAAGDEMLKTVARRLGGVAGDSAMPARLGGDEFALIAPAPCTRAETVLQLGHRIEAALSRPYDLGDYTCKGSGSVGLLICNDPSLSTHDLMERADHALYFAKRALQGKAVLFNAALEHEMTASSQVDKALRRCDYEAEFTIKFQPQYDIIKSKIVGFEALARWDSPELGPVSPDVFIAAAERAGLIRPLTQVLLSKALAEMASWPDHLILAFNLSAHDLMSPQAMDSVLETVRASGLPAKRIEFEITETAMMSDFNQARRAINRISEAGHSVALDDFGVGYSSLQYLQQLPVSKLKIDRSFVSQMLEDSSSYKIVRTMLSLSQTLDLGCVIEGVESEAQMHILRSLGARHVQGYLIGAPMAADAVIPSLGAKLSFGPSRPDICPPTHRRARA; from the coding sequence ATGATGCGGCCTGCCAGCCCGGAAACGCACACCACGCCAGACCCGATTGACGCACGCGGCACCGACCGCGCGGCCGGCAAAGCTCGTCGGGATCGTCCGGATGGCCGCCAACCCCGGATCAGTGCCCGCGACATCACGGTCGCCTATCAGCCGATCCTGCGCGGCGCCGCAATCGCCACCCTGTGCTACTTCCTGTTCGACATGGTGACCCGGATCCTTTTCCCCGGCGGGCCCTTCGAACCGGCAATGACCGTGTCGCTGGCCCTCAGCTCGCTCCTGGTGATCGGGGTCCGGCGCTATCTCGGCAAGCGTCTGACGACCAACCGCGTGGAAGGGTGCGGCTTGTTGATGGCGGGGCTGCTCGTGCTCAACGCCAATCTCCAGCAATTGCTCGATTTCCAGGAAGAAAACCTGGCGTATGCGGTTCTGATGATGCCGATCTTCGCCACCATGCTGCCTCGTCTGCGCAGCATATCTGTAACCATCCTGGTTTCGCTGATGTGCTATTTCGGCCTGATAGCGCTCAATATCCCCGACCGGCTCGGTGACTATCTCTGGATCGGCCTGTCCGGCGTTGCCGCAGCGGTGGCGATCGCGCTGATCGTCCGCAATGCGGTGATTTTCTCGATCAAGTCGCACCGCGATGCGATCCGGGATCGCAAGACGGCCGAGGCCCTGGCCGCTGAAGCCCGCCATCTGGCCGAGTGCGACGCGCTGACCAACCTGCCCAACCGGCGCAGTTTTTTCGTGGCCCTGGAAAGCCGGCTCGAGCGCCTGCGCCAACATGGCGAGCCCTTCATCCTCGGCCTGATCGACCTCGACGGCTTCAAGCCGGTCAATGACACCTATGGCCATGCGGCCGGCGATGAAATGCTCAAGACCGTGGCCCGGCGGCTGGGCGGCGTGGCCGGTGACAGCGCCATGCCGGCGCGGCTCGGTGGCGACGAATTCGCCCTCATCGCCCCGGCGCCGTGCACCCGCGCCGAGACCGTACTCCAGCTCGGGCACCGGATCGAGGCGGCGCTGTCGCGTCCCTATGATCTTGGCGATTACACCTGCAAGGGCTCGGGCTCGGTCGGCCTGCTGATCTGCAATGATCCGAGCCTGAGCACCCACGACCTGATGGAGCGGGCCGACCACGCCCTGTATTTCGCCAAGCGCGCCCTGCAGGGCAAGGCGGTGCTCTTCAATGCCGCGCTTGAACACGAGATGACGGCCTCCAGCCAGGTCGACAAGGCGCTGCGCCGATGCGACTACGAGGCCGAGTTCACGATCAAGTTCCAGCCGCAATACGACATCATCAAATCGAAGATCGTCGGCTTCGAGGCCCTCGCCCGCTGGGACTCCCCGGAGCTCGGCCCGGTCTCACCGGACGTCTTCATCGCGGCGGCCGAGCGGGCCGGACTGATCCGCCCGTTGACCCAGGTCCTGCTGTCCAAGGCACTGGCCGAGATGGCAAGCTGGCCCGACCATCTGATACTGGCCTTCAACCTGTCGGCCCACGACCTGATGTCACCGCAGGCCATGGACAGCGTGCTGGAAACCGTGCGCGCCAGCGGCCTGCCGGCCAAGCGGATCGAGTTCGAGATCACCGAAACCGCCATGATGAGCGATTTCAACCAGGCCCGCCGCGCCATCAACCGGATTTCCGAGGCCGGCCACTCCGTCGCCCTGGATGATTTCGGTGTCGGCTATTCAAGCCTGCAATACCTGCAGCAGCTGCCCGTCTCGAAACTCAAGATCGACCGCTCCTTTGTCAGCCAGATGCTCGAGGACAGCTCGTCCTACAAGATCGTCCGGACCATGCTGTCGCTGTCGCAGACGCTCGATCTGGGCTGTGTCATCGAAGGCGTCGAGAGCGAGGCCCAGATGCATATCCTGCGCTCCCTCGGCGC
- a CDS encoding ion transporter: protein MRPHREPEGMDVKGFVESSRFRDFIMALIVFNAITLGLETYPYEGEWFHTWLPIIDRVIVGVFVVEILLKLIVYRHRFFTNGWNWFDLTVIIISILPAAGGFSVLRALRIVRAFRLFSVMPDLRKVVEALLRAIPGMGAVMAVLGLMFYVSAVMATKFFAESNPDRFGSLGESAFALFQVMTLEGWATDVAMPVMEFHPWAWIFFLIFIVLTSFAVLNLFIAIIVDSLQAKHFDDEEARDAEADADRDKLHQQIAEMRTEIATLTGLVQRSLGGGASASIAEKDADRSE from the coding sequence ATGCGGCCGCACCGTGAGCCGGAGGGGATGGACGTGAAGGGTTTCGTCGAGAGTTCGCGCTTCCGCGATTTCATCATGGCGCTGATCGTGTTCAACGCGATCACGCTGGGGCTGGAGACCTACCCCTATGAGGGCGAGTGGTTCCACACCTGGCTGCCCATTATCGATCGCGTGATCGTCGGCGTTTTTGTCGTCGAGATCCTGCTCAAGCTGATCGTCTACCGCCACCGCTTCTTCACCAATGGCTGGAACTGGTTCGACCTGACCGTCATCATTATCTCGATCCTGCCCGCGGCCGGTGGCTTCTCGGTCCTGCGGGCGCTGCGCATCGTGCGGGCCTTCCGCCTGTTCTCGGTGATGCCGGACCTGCGCAAGGTGGTCGAGGCCCTGCTGCGCGCCATTCCGGGCATGGGCGCGGTGATGGCCGTGCTGGGGCTGATGTTCTACGTCTCGGCCGTGATGGCGACGAAATTCTTCGCCGAGAGCAATCCGGATCGTTTCGGCTCGCTGGGCGAGAGTGCCTTTGCCCTGTTCCAGGTGATGACGCTGGAAGGCTGGGCCACCGATGTCGCCATGCCGGTGATGGAATTCCACCCCTGGGCGTGGATTTTCTTCCTGATTTTCATCGTCCTGACCAGTTTCGCCGTGCTCAACCTCTTCATCGCTATCATCGTCGACAGCCTTCAGGCCAAGCATTTCGATGATGAGGAGGCGCGCGACGCCGAAGCCGATGCCGATCGCGACAAGCTGCACCAGCAGATCGCCGAGATGCGGACCGAGATCGCGACCCTGACCGGGCTGGTTCAGCGCTCGCTGGGCGGTGGTGCGTCGGCCAGTATCGCCGAGAAAGACGCCGACAGGTCGGAATAG